GCACTCCAGCGGCAGAACCGCGGACACCCGCCCCTCAACGCGAAGCCGACGACTTTCGTCACGATAGAATCGAACCCGGCAATCGGCCTGCAGTGTCGCTTCAACGCCATTTTCCCCGCAAGCCAGGAGAGGCTCAAGGCGATGCATGCGAGCCACCGGCAGGCCGGCTTCCAGCCATTGTGCCTGCTCGGCCAGCCGTTCCGGATCAACCGGGTTGCTAAGGTTCACCGACATAAACCGACAATTCTACTCACTTTACAATTGAGTGTCAAAAGAAAGATCGCGCCAAGCCCTTGTTTTTGCAGGCTTCGGCAACGGCGCCGATACCCCCGCCGTTTGACAGGCAGGGCCGCGCGGCCAAGACTGGAAAAACGCGGTTCCGACGACATTCTCTCACGCAATGGAGGCCTTGAGACATGGCCAATCCCGGAAACATCGTTCTCGCCTCACGTTCGCCCTACCGGGCGGAACTGCTTGGCCGCCTGCTGCCGGATTTCGAGCAGCAGGCCGCCGACATTGACGAGTCTCCCCATGCGCGGGAAAACCCGGCGGACTATGTGTCGCGACTGAGTCGGGTCAAGGCCAGGGCGGTGGCCGAACGCCTGCAGGATCCACAGAGTCTGATCATCGGCTCCGACCAGGCCGCGGTTCTGGACGGCCAGATTCTGGGCAAGCCGGAATCCATGGAGCGCGGTATCGCCATGCTAACGGCCTGCGCCGGAAAGGAAGTTCACTTCATGACGGGCCTGTGCCTCATGGGCGGCGATGGCACGGTAATCGAGGAGCACCTCGACCAAACGCGCGTCCGCTTTCGCCCCTTCGAATCAGCCACCGCGCGGGCCTACCTGGAAAAGGAAGCAGCGCTGGACTGTGCCGGCAGCTTCCGTTGTGAAGGCCTTGGAATCAGCCTCTTCGAGGCCATTGAAAGTGAAGACCCGACCGCACTCATCGGTCTGCCGTTGATCGCCCTTGCGCGCGCCCTGCGTGCGGCCGGTGCCGACCCCCTAAACCTGGGTGAGTGACTGCCCGCTCCCGGCGTGGCTT
This is a stretch of genomic DNA from Natronospira bacteriovora. It encodes these proteins:
- a CDS encoding Maf family protein; its protein translation is MANPGNIVLASRSPYRAELLGRLLPDFEQQAADIDESPHARENPADYVSRLSRVKARAVAERLQDPQSLIIGSDQAAVLDGQILGKPESMERGIAMLTACAGKEVHFMTGLCLMGGDGTVIEEHLDQTRVRFRPFESATARAYLEKEAALDCAGSFRCEGLGISLFEAIESEDPTALIGLPLIALARALRAAGADPLNLGE